The following proteins are co-located in the Anomalospiza imberbis isolate Cuckoo-Finch-1a 21T00152 chromosome 1, ASM3175350v1, whole genome shotgun sequence genome:
- the LOC137474025 gene encoding ly6/PLAUR domain-containing protein 2-like isoform X2 encodes MIPSFLGVLLDVQGHSLQCYTCKDLTPVEECLTIVNCTESENICKTTIYSREDVYPAPEVSTVTKMCSSVCEPSDVDGIGMTHPVSCCYSDLCNFDGAASLGISVVPVGILASSLCAFFWTRL; translated from the exons ATGATCCCAAGCTTTCTTGGTGTTCTCCTGGATGTCCAAG GACACTCCTTGCAGTGTTACACGTGCAAGGATTTGACTCCAGTTGAGGAGTGCCTGACAATCGTGAACTGCACAGAGTCTGAGAACATATGCAAGACTACAATCTATTCCCGGGAGGATG TTTATCCCGCTCCGGAAGTCTCGACTGTCACCAAGATGTGCTCCTCTGTCTGTGAACCCTCTGACGTGGATGGCATCGGGATGACACATCCTGTCAGCTGCTGTTACTCCGACCTGTGCAACTTCGATGGCGCAGCAAGTCTGGGGATCAGCGTTGTGCCAGTTGGGATCCTGGCAAGTTCCCTCTGTGCCTTTTTCTGGACTAGACTGTGA
- the LOC137474025 gene encoding ly6/PLAUR domain-containing protein 2-like isoform X1: MCKMKVFLSLLLAAATCVDLGHSLQCYTCKDLTPVEECLTIVNCTESENICKTTIYSREDVYPAPEVSTVTKMCSSVCEPSDVDGIGMTHPVSCCYSDLCNFDGAASLGISVVPVGILASSLCAFFWTRL; this comes from the exons ATGTGCAAAATGAAGGTGTTTCTGTCTCTTCTGTTGGCTGCTGCCACTTGCGTGGATTTGG GACACTCCTTGCAGTGTTACACGTGCAAGGATTTGACTCCAGTTGAGGAGTGCCTGACAATCGTGAACTGCACAGAGTCTGAGAACATATGCAAGACTACAATCTATTCCCGGGAGGATG TTTATCCCGCTCCGGAAGTCTCGACTGTCACCAAGATGTGCTCCTCTGTCTGTGAACCCTCTGACGTGGATGGCATCGGGATGACACATCCTGTCAGCTGCTGTTACTCCGACCTGTGCAACTTCGATGGCGCAGCAAGTCTGGGGATCAGCGTTGTGCCAGTTGGGATCCTGGCAAGTTCCCTCTGTGCCTTTTTCTGGACTAGACTGTGA